The following coding sequences are from one Thermaerobacter subterraneus DSM 13965 window:
- the plsY gene encoding glycerol-3-phosphate 1-O-acyltransferase PlsY, which yields MAVLGYLLGSLPFGLWLVRATRGVDIRRYGSGNIGTTNVLRVAGPRVAALVLLADAAKGWLPVVLARAAGLGEPAAVLAGVAAMAGHSWSIWLGGKGGKGVATGLGVLLGLDPRVALAAFGVWIGVVALSRYSSLGSISAAASVPLWMILWHAPAAHLVFGVAAALVVLVRHRANIRRLLRGEELPITLKIDPRRE from the coding sequence ATGGCCGTCCTGGGCTATTTGCTGGGCTCCCTGCCCTTCGGCCTCTGGCTCGTGCGGGCCACGCGGGGGGTTGACATCCGCCGCTACGGCAGCGGCAACATCGGCACCACCAACGTGCTGCGGGTGGCCGGACCGCGGGTGGCCGCCCTGGTCCTGCTGGCCGATGCCGCCAAGGGCTGGCTGCCCGTGGTCCTGGCCCGGGCGGCGGGCCTGGGCGAACCGGCGGCGGTGCTGGCCGGCGTGGCCGCCATGGCCGGGCACAGCTGGTCCATCTGGCTGGGCGGCAAGGGCGGCAAGGGGGTCGCCACGGGGCTGGGCGTGCTGCTGGGGCTGGACCCGCGGGTGGCCCTGGCCGCCTTCGGCGTCTGGATCGGCGTGGTGGCGCTGAGCCGCTACTCGTCCCTGGGCTCCATCAGCGCCGCCGCCAGCGTGCCCCTCTGGATGATCCTCTGGCATGCCCCCGCGGCCCACCTGGTCTTCGGGGTCGCCGCGGCCCTGGTGGTGCTGGTGCGGCACCGGGCCAACATCCGCCGCCTGCTGCGGGGCGAAGAGTTGCCCATCACGCTGAAGATCGACCCGCGGAGGGAATAG
- the spoIVA gene encoding stage IV sporulation protein A, whose amino-acid sequence MERYDIFQDIAERTGGDLYIGVVGPVRAGKSTFVKKFVELLVLPNIANEHDRQRTQDAIPQSGAGRTIMTAEPKFIPDEAVEIQVKEGLTVRVRLVDSVGFPVPGAIGYTEADGPRMVTTPWFEQDIPFEEAAVVGTRKIINEHSTLGIVVTTDGSFGEIPRENFVEAEQQVIRELKELGKPFVVLLNTADPLSPETAQLAETLAFDYDVQVIPIALNRVGERDLLVVLEQLLLEFPVRELVVRLPAWVEELDPDFWLRRHYAEAIQATVQNVERLRDVERAIDQLGEYQHIEKVELQELDLGTGVATVDVTVPEDLFWQVLGEISGMEIRGKETLVRLIRELSQAKAVYDRIGRSLEEADERGYAVVMPALDDLVFEEPELVRKGGQFGVRLRASAPTLHLFRTVVSTEVAPMIGSEKQSQQLVNYLMEKFEDDPRKIWESDIFGKSLDELLKEGIEDKIRSMPENAQGKIREALERIANEGSGNLICIII is encoded by the coding sequence GTGGAGCGTTACGACATCTTTCAGGACATTGCCGAGCGCACCGGCGGCGACCTCTACATAGGCGTGGTCGGTCCGGTGCGGGCGGGGAAGTCCACCTTCGTGAAGAAGTTCGTGGAGCTGCTGGTCCTGCCCAACATCGCCAACGAGCACGACCGGCAGCGCACCCAGGATGCCATTCCCCAGAGCGGGGCCGGCCGCACCATCATGACGGCGGAGCCCAAGTTCATCCCCGACGAGGCGGTGGAGATCCAGGTCAAAGAGGGCCTGACGGTCCGGGTGCGGCTGGTGGATTCCGTCGGCTTCCCCGTCCCCGGGGCCATCGGCTACACCGAGGCCGACGGGCCCCGCATGGTGACCACCCCCTGGTTCGAGCAGGACATCCCCTTCGAAGAGGCCGCCGTGGTCGGCACCCGCAAGATCATCAACGAGCACTCCACCCTGGGCATCGTGGTGACCACCGACGGCAGCTTCGGCGAGATCCCGCGGGAGAATTTCGTCGAGGCGGAGCAACAGGTCATCCGCGAGCTGAAGGAGCTGGGGAAGCCCTTTGTGGTGCTCCTCAACACCGCGGACCCCCTGTCGCCGGAGACGGCCCAGCTGGCCGAAACCCTGGCCTTCGATTACGACGTGCAGGTGATCCCCATCGCCCTGAACCGGGTGGGCGAGCGGGACCTTTTGGTGGTGCTGGAGCAGCTGCTCTTGGAGTTCCCGGTGCGGGAGCTGGTGGTGCGGCTGCCCGCCTGGGTGGAGGAGCTGGACCCGGACTTCTGGCTGCGCCGCCACTACGCCGAGGCCATCCAGGCCACGGTCCAGAACGTGGAGCGCCTGCGGGACGTGGAGCGGGCCATCGACCAGCTGGGCGAGTACCAGCACATCGAGAAGGTCGAGCTGCAGGAGCTGGATCTGGGCACCGGGGTGGCCACGGTGGACGTGACGGTGCCCGAGGACCTCTTCTGGCAGGTCCTGGGCGAGATCAGCGGCATGGAGATCCGCGGCAAGGAGACCCTGGTGCGCCTGATCCGCGAGCTCAGCCAGGCCAAGGCCGTCTACGACCGCATCGGCCGCAGCCTGGAAGAGGCCGACGAGCGCGGCTACGCCGTGGTGATGCCCGCCCTGGACGACCTGGTCTTCGAGGAGCCGGAGCTGGTGCGCAAGGGCGGCCAGTTCGGCGTCCGGCTGCGGGCCAGCGCGCCCACCCTGCACCTGTTCCGCACCGTGGTCAGCACCGAGGTGGCGCCCATGATCGGCTCCGAAAAGCAGTCGCAGCAGCTGGTCAACTACCTGATGGAGAAGTTCGAGGACGACCCGCGCAAGATCTGGGAGTCCGACATCTTCGGCAAGTCCCTGGACGAACTGCTCAAGGAAGGCATCGAGGACAAGATCCGCTCCATGCCTGAAAACGCCCAGGGGAAGATCCGCGAAGCCCTCGAGCGCATCGCCAACGAGGGCAGCGGCAACCTGATCTGCATCATCATCTGA
- a CDS encoding Mov34/MPN/PAD-1 family protein has translation MSGKPGGPGRGGLEAGAGDTPPLVLPPALVAAMLDHARAEAPLEACGIVGGRQGQPVAYYPARNADRSPVRYTVDPEDQLRIFTTMEERGEELWAIFHSHPRSPAYPSATDVRYAYYPEAYYLIASLASEPPVLRAFRIVEGTITEYPLAVGGDQVPTQA, from the coding sequence GTGAGCGGGAAACCCGGGGGGCCGGGGCGCGGCGGGCTGGAGGCGGGGGCGGGGGACACTCCCCCGCTGGTCCTTCCCCCTGCGCTGGTGGCGGCCATGCTGGACCATGCTCGGGCCGAGGCGCCGCTGGAGGCTTGCGGCATCGTGGGCGGGCGCCAGGGACAACCCGTGGCCTACTACCCCGCGCGGAACGCCGACCGCTCCCCCGTCCGCTACACGGTGGATCCGGAGGACCAGCTGCGGATCTTCACCACCATGGAGGAGCGCGGCGAGGAACTGTGGGCCATCTTCCACAGCCACCCCCGCTCGCCCGCTTACCCCTCGGCCACCGACGTGCGCTACGCCTACTACCCCGAGGCGTACTACCTGATCGCCTCCCTGGCTTCGGAACCGCCGGTCTTGCGGGCCTTCCGCATCGTGGAGGGCACCATCACCGAGTACCCGCTGGCGGTCGGGGGGGACCAGGTGCCGACCCAGGCATGA
- a CDS encoding glycosyltransferase, which produces MHRHPCPDEPSSPSGGTIWWLAGPAAGGVGTYVEAVGRQLVAAGASCRLITVPAGGSSAWGALRALGAQLRHQAGSPRLIHAHGLKAALAASLACPRVPLVMTLHTFPTGWWQRQVARWVARRCRAVVAVSRALATWAAVAGIVPAAAPGRPAQVHVLVPPLQRVGTALLPRQRARRELALPDVGPVVGTIARLSREKGVDVLLRAVALVHRHGLPVTCLVIGAGPDEPALRRLAGRLGIGAWVRWAGHRQEAARWLRAVDVYVQPSRQEAYGLAAAEAMAAACPVVVSRTGGLEDLVRDGIDGRLVPPGDPVVLARVLFGLLRDEAARHRLARAAAARASRWPDAAQVARQHLQLYGQLATPPAAARRTGRLHPAEERR; this is translated from the coding sequence ATGCACCGGCACCCTTGCCCGGATGAACCGTCTTCGCCCTCGGGCGGCACCATCTGGTGGCTGGCCGGCCCCGCGGCCGGCGGGGTCGGGACCTACGTGGAGGCGGTGGGGCGCCAGCTGGTCGCGGCCGGCGCCAGCTGCCGCCTGATCACCGTGCCGGCCGGCGGGTCCTCGGCCTGGGGCGCCCTGCGCGCCCTGGGTGCCCAGCTGCGCCACCAGGCCGGCTCGCCCCGCCTGATCCATGCCCACGGCCTGAAGGCGGCCCTGGCCGCCTCCCTGGCGTGCCCCCGGGTTCCGCTGGTCATGACCCTCCATACCTTTCCCACCGGCTGGTGGCAGCGGCAGGTGGCCCGCTGGGTGGCGCGCCGCTGCCGGGCCGTGGTGGCCGTCTCCCGGGCGCTGGCCACCTGGGCCGCCGTGGCGGGGATCGTCCCGGCTGCGGCCCCCGGCCGGCCGGCCCAGGTCCACGTCCTGGTCCCGCCCCTGCAACGCGTTGGGACGGCGCTCCTGCCGCGCCAGCGGGCGCGCCGGGAACTGGCCCTGCCCGACGTGGGCCCGGTGGTGGGCACCATCGCACGCCTCAGCCGGGAGAAGGGCGTCGACGTGCTGCTGCGCGCCGTGGCCCTGGTCCACCGTCACGGGTTGCCCGTGACCTGCCTGGTCATCGGTGCGGGGCCTGACGAACCGGCCCTGCGCCGGCTGGCCGGGCGGCTGGGCATCGGCGCCTGGGTGCGCTGGGCCGGCCACCGCCAGGAGGCGGCCCGCTGGCTGCGGGCCGTGGACGTCTACGTCCAGCCGTCCCGCCAGGAGGCATACGGCCTGGCGGCGGCGGAAGCCATGGCTGCGGCCTGCCCGGTGGTGGTCAGCCGGACCGGTGGCCTGGAGGATCTGGTCCGCGACGGCATCGACGGCCGCCTGGTACCCCCCGGTGATCCCGTGGTGCTGGCCCGGGTCCTCTTCGGCCTCCTGCGCGACGAGGCGGCGCGGCACCGCCTGGCCCGGGCGGCAGCCGCCAGGGCGAGCCGCTGGCCTGACGCAGCGCAGGTTGCCCGGCAGCACCTGCAGCTGTACGGCCAGCTGGCGACCCCGCCGGCCGCGGCCCGCCGCACCGGCCGGCTCCATCCGGCGGAGGAGAGGCGGTGA
- a CDS encoding ketopantoate reductase family protein, producing MRVVVAGAGAIGCLLGGLLAAGGHEVILVGRPDRLEAVARHGLVLDPLPGSPGNPPGPGAGAGRDGPGMAGVAPGAGPWPVAVVPSVWEAARGPAPDAVLVTVKMPALPQVLAQVAAAWPPAASSRPPRVVTFQNGIGAEEQAARLLGAGRVIAGTVTLSAALEGHRVHIYNARRGGIGLAPVPAPAARRPAGPAAGGPDREAILACRALAARWQATLPVPVITARDAATLKWSKLLLNLVGNAVGALLQWDVDRVFRHPLAAAVEVRSLREAVAVARRAAPRLVDLPGYPVRSFARCVQWLPPPLFRTVVGPRAAGGRGGKLPSVALDVAAGRHPTEIQALHGAVARTAASWGGEAPLCAALARLVDRAAADPAERARFRDRPDQLLAALRQEGAWPA from the coding sequence ATGCGGGTGGTGGTGGCCGGCGCCGGGGCCATCGGCTGCCTCCTGGGTGGCCTCCTGGCGGCCGGGGGGCACGAGGTGATCCTGGTGGGCCGGCCCGACCGCCTGGAGGCGGTGGCCCGCCACGGGCTGGTGCTGGACCCGCTACCCGGCTCCCCCGGCAACCCACCGGGACCGGGGGCGGGAGCGGGCCGGGACGGTCCGGGGATGGCCGGCGTGGCTCCCGGGGCGGGCCCCTGGCCGGTGGCCGTGGTCCCGTCGGTGTGGGAGGCCGCCCGCGGCCCCGCTCCGGACGCCGTGCTGGTCACGGTGAAGATGCCTGCCCTGCCCCAGGTCCTGGCCCAGGTGGCCGCTGCCTGGCCGCCCGCAGCCTCCTCCCGCCCTCCTCGGGTGGTCACCTTCCAGAACGGCATCGGCGCGGAAGAACAGGCCGCACGCCTTCTGGGCGCCGGCCGCGTCATCGCGGGCACCGTCACCCTGAGCGCCGCCCTGGAAGGCCACCGCGTCCACATCTACAATGCCCGCCGGGGCGGCATCGGCCTGGCTCCCGTGCCCGCCCCCGCGGCCCGGCGGCCGGCGGGCCCGGCCGCCGGGGGGCCGGACCGGGAGGCGATCCTGGCCTGCCGCGCCCTGGCCGCGCGGTGGCAGGCCACCCTGCCCGTGCCCGTGATCACGGCCCGCGACGCCGCAACCCTGAAGTGGTCCAAGCTTTTGCTCAACCTGGTGGGCAACGCCGTCGGTGCGCTGCTGCAGTGGGACGTGGACCGGGTCTTCCGCCACCCGCTGGCGGCGGCCGTCGAGGTGCGGAGCCTGCGCGAGGCGGTGGCCGTGGCCCGCCGGGCCGCCCCCCGGCTGGTCGACCTGCCGGGTTATCCGGTGCGCTCGTTTGCCCGTTGCGTCCAGTGGCTGCCCCCACCCCTGTTCCGCACGGTGGTCGGGCCCCGGGCCGCCGGCGGGCGGGGCGGCAAGCTGCCCTCCGTGGCCCTGGATGTGGCCGCCGGCCGGCATCCCACGGAAATCCAGGCGCTGCACGGGGCGGTGGCCCGGACGGCGGCCTCCTGGGGAGGCGAGGCGCCCCTCTGCGCAGCCCTGGCCCGGCTGGTGGACCGGGCGGCTGCCGACCCGGCCGAGCGGGCCCGTTTCCGCGACCGGCCCGATCAACTGCTGGCCGCCCTGCGCCAGGAAGGGGCCTGGCCTGCCTGA
- the der gene encoding ribosome biogenesis GTPase Der has product MKPVVAIVGRPNVGKSTLFNRIIERRLAIEDDVPGVTRDRLYADTDWAGREFTLVDTGGLAEGDDPLTVQVRRQVEAAVREADLLIMVVDGQAGVTPADEEVARLLRQSRKPTILAVNKVDDARWDGVQYDFFRLGLGEPIPVAAGPGRNVGDLLDAVVRGLPAPPADEPGDAGDRGPWGETGEIAVAIVGRPNVGKSSLVNRLLGEERVVVSDIPGTTRDAVDVLWRRGERVFRFIDTAGLRRKSRVKDDVEFYSTLRTQRALARADVACLVLDARDPATEQDKRIAGMILEEGKACVLAVNKWDLVAKGPDTADQYREALYREYDFLQFAPVVFLSALTGQRVDRLVEVLAGAAENHRRRVPEPVLRKVLDDALLVHEPPSRKGRRLRIHRVRQVAERPPTFLFLVNDPEIVHFSFERFLENVLRQAFDFTGTPVRLIFRAPARGKGAAADD; this is encoded by the coding sequence GTGAAACCCGTGGTGGCCATCGTCGGGCGGCCCAACGTGGGCAAGTCGACCCTGTTCAACCGCATCATCGAGCGTCGCCTGGCCATCGAGGACGACGTGCCCGGGGTCACCCGCGACCGCCTCTACGCCGACACGGACTGGGCGGGCCGGGAGTTCACCCTGGTGGACACCGGCGGCCTGGCCGAAGGGGACGACCCGCTGACCGTGCAGGTTCGGCGCCAGGTGGAAGCGGCCGTCCGGGAGGCCGACCTGCTGATCATGGTGGTGGACGGCCAGGCCGGCGTCACCCCCGCCGACGAAGAGGTCGCCCGCCTTCTCCGCCAGTCCCGCAAGCCCACCATCCTGGCCGTGAACAAGGTGGACGACGCCCGCTGGGACGGCGTCCAGTACGACTTCTTCCGCCTCGGCCTGGGCGAGCCGATCCCGGTGGCCGCAGGCCCGGGGCGCAACGTGGGCGACCTGCTGGATGCCGTGGTGCGCGGGCTGCCCGCTCCTCCGGCGGACGAACCCGGCGACGCCGGAGACCGCGGCCCCTGGGGCGAGACGGGAGAGATCGCCGTCGCCATCGTGGGGCGGCCCAACGTGGGCAAGTCGTCGCTGGTCAACCGGCTGCTGGGCGAGGAGCGGGTGGTGGTCAGCGACATCCCCGGGACCACCCGGGACGCGGTGGACGTGCTCTGGCGCCGCGGCGAGCGGGTGTTCCGGTTCATCGACACCGCCGGCCTGAGGCGCAAGAGCCGGGTCAAGGACGACGTGGAGTTCTACAGCACCCTCCGGACCCAGCGCGCCCTGGCCCGTGCCGACGTGGCCTGCCTGGTGCTGGACGCTCGGGACCCGGCCACCGAACAGGACAAGCGCATCGCCGGCATGATCCTGGAAGAAGGCAAGGCCTGCGTGCTGGCGGTGAACAAGTGGGACCTGGTGGCCAAGGGGCCCGATACCGCCGACCAGTACCGGGAGGCCCTGTACCGGGAGTACGACTTCCTGCAGTTTGCTCCCGTCGTGTTCCTCTCGGCGCTGACGGGGCAGCGGGTGGACCGCCTGGTGGAGGTGCTGGCCGGCGCCGCGGAGAACCACCGGCGCCGGGTGCCCGAACCTGTGTTGCGCAAGGTGCTGGATGACGCCCTGCTGGTCCACGAGCCTCCCTCCCGCAAGGGCCGGCGCCTGCGCATCCACCGGGTGCGCCAGGTGGCGGAACGGCCGCCGACCTTCCTGTTCCTGGTCAACGACCCCGAGATCGTCCACTTTTCCTTCGAACGGTTCCTCGAGAACGTCCTGCGCCAGGCCTTCGACTTCACGGGAACGCCGGTCCGGCTGATCTTCCGGGCACCTGCGCGGGGCAAGGGAGCAGCCGCCGACGATTGA
- the speD gene encoding adenosylmethionine decarboxylase — MRALGRHILAEAYDCDPAVLDDVNLVESIMVEAALAAGAEIRQVAFHKFAPQGVSGVVVISESHLTIHTWPELGYAAIDVFTCGDHVDPWDACHYIFEHLRAGRVAASETQRGILDEQDSPRLQPVALRRDAAG; from the coding sequence ATGCGGGCGCTCGGGCGGCACATCTTGGCCGAGGCATACGATTGCGACCCGGCGGTGCTGGATGACGTGAATCTGGTGGAGTCGATCATGGTAGAGGCGGCACTGGCCGCCGGGGCCGAGATTCGTCAGGTCGCCTTCCACAAGTTCGCCCCCCAGGGCGTCAGTGGGGTCGTGGTGATCTCGGAGTCCCACCTGACGATCCACACGTGGCCGGAGTTGGGTTACGCCGCCATCGACGTCTTCACCTGCGGGGACCACGTCGATCCGTGGGACGCGTGCCACTACATCTTCGAGCACCTGCGGGCGGGGCGCGTCGCGGCATCGGAAACCCAGCGGGGCATTCTGGACGAACAGGACAGCCCTAGGCTGCAGCCGGTGGCCCTGCGCCGGGACGCGGCGGGTTGA
- the moeB gene encoding molybdopterin-synthase adenylyltransferase MoeB: MVEVYIPTPYRSITGEARLQVEATTVRELLEQLAQRYPDLRPRLFEGEAIAHHLNVYVNKREIRTLQGADTPLQDGDEVALIPAMAGGSGEPAAGPLLTEQQMERYSRHVRLPEVGVEGQRKLLDSKVAIVGAGALGSPAAIYLAAAGVGTIGIIDGDRVEVSNLHRQILYFDHDQGRPKTQAARRHLEDINPDVRVVEHRTFLNSQNALEILKDYDVVINGSDNFATRYLVNDACVLLGKPLVDASILRFEAQATVFMPGRGCYRCLFPAPPPPGMVPSCAEAGVLGALAGHMGTLQALEAIKILLGIGETLAERLLIYDALSASYQILHWQRNPGCPVCGDHPTITQLIDYEAFCGVPLPGSTAQRASGRLAAPAAPAATHATGGRPGATGASRPQDEPVPAAAQAAGQARPAAAGAPGARAAQGESAADGVAALPGTGQGPAELSPVEARRLVEAGRVQIIDVRDPWEYERDHIPGARLLPLSQLGARLEEIDPERPLLMVCEVGERSRLAAEFLHEAGFPAVYNLKGGMIAWRNHRLPVEAGSGR, translated from the coding sequence GTGGTCGAGGTGTACATTCCCACGCCGTACCGGTCCATTACCGGGGAGGCGCGCTTGCAGGTCGAGGCGACCACCGTCCGGGAGCTCCTCGAGCAACTGGCCCAGCGGTATCCCGACCTGCGCCCGCGGCTCTTCGAGGGCGAGGCCATTGCCCACCATCTCAACGTCTACGTCAACAAGCGGGAGATCCGGACCCTGCAGGGCGCCGACACCCCGTTGCAGGACGGCGACGAGGTGGCCCTGATCCCGGCCATGGCGGGCGGCTCGGGCGAGCCGGCCGCCGGGCCTCTCCTCACCGAGCAGCAGATGGAGCGCTACTCCCGCCACGTCCGCCTGCCCGAGGTGGGCGTCGAGGGCCAGCGCAAGCTGCTGGACAGCAAGGTGGCCATCGTGGGGGCCGGCGCCCTGGGCTCGCCGGCGGCCATCTACCTGGCCGCGGCCGGCGTGGGCACCATCGGCATCATCGACGGCGACCGGGTGGAGGTCTCCAACCTCCACCGGCAGATCCTCTACTTCGACCACGACCAGGGGCGGCCCAAGACCCAGGCGGCCCGGCGCCACCTGGAGGACATCAACCCCGACGTGCGGGTGGTCGAGCACCGCACCTTCCTCAACTCCCAGAACGCTTTGGAGATCCTGAAGGATTACGATGTGGTGATCAACGGCAGCGACAACTTCGCCACCCGTTACCTGGTGAACGACGCCTGCGTGCTGCTGGGCAAGCCCCTGGTGGATGCCAGCATCCTGCGCTTCGAGGCGCAGGCCACGGTCTTCATGCCCGGGCGGGGCTGCTACCGCTGCCTCTTCCCCGCCCCGCCGCCGCCCGGTATGGTGCCCAGCTGCGCGGAGGCGGGGGTGCTGGGCGCCCTGGCCGGTCACATGGGGACGCTCCAGGCGCTGGAGGCCATCAAGATCCTGCTGGGCATCGGTGAGACCCTGGCAGAGAGGCTTCTCATCTACGACGCCCTCAGCGCCAGCTACCAGATCCTGCACTGGCAGCGCAACCCCGGCTGCCCGGTGTGCGGGGATCACCCCACCATCACCCAGCTGATCGACTACGAGGCCTTCTGCGGCGTGCCCCTGCCGGGCAGCACGGCGCAGCGGGCCAGCGGGCGCCTGGCCGCCCCGGCCGCGCCGGCGGCGACGCACGCCACCGGTGGCCGGCCGGGCGCAACGGGCGCGAGCCGGCCGCAGGACGAACCGGTCCCCGCTGCCGCTCAGGCGGCGGGCCAGGCGCGGCCGGCGGCAGCGGGCGCGCCCGGGGCGCGTGCGGCACAGGGGGAATCGGCCGCGGACGGGGTCGCCGCCCTGCCCGGCACCGGCCAGGGGCCGGCGGAGCTCTCGCCGGTGGAGGCGCGGCGCCTGGTGGAGGCGGGCCGGGTGCAGATCATCGACGTGCGGGACCCGTGGGAGTACGAGCGCGATCACATTCCGGGCGCCCGGCTCCTGCCCCTGTCCCAGCTGGGGGCCCGGCTGGAGGAGATCGATCCGGAGCGGCCGCTGCTCATGGTCTGCGAGGTGGGGGAGCGCAGCCGCCTGGCGGCCGAGTTCCTCCACGAAGCGGGGTTCCCGGCGGTGTACAACCTCAAGGGCGGCATGATCGCCTGGCGGAATCACCGGCTGCCCGTGGAGGCGGGATCGGGGCGGTGA
- the ndk gene encoding nucleoside-diphosphate kinase, producing MERTFVMVKPDGVQRGLVGEIIARLERKGLKLVGLKMVQVSEELARRHYAAHEGKPFFPGLIRFITSAPVVAMVWEGREAVNVVRNLMGPTDGAKAAPGTIRGDLANDIGFNLVHGSDSLESARQEIELWFRQDELIDWENHREAWLYDRS from the coding sequence GTGGAACGCACCTTCGTCATGGTCAAGCCCGACGGCGTCCAGCGCGGCCTGGTGGGCGAGATCATCGCGCGGCTGGAGCGCAAGGGCCTCAAGCTGGTTGGGCTCAAGATGGTCCAGGTCAGTGAGGAACTGGCCCGCCGCCACTACGCGGCCCATGAGGGAAAGCCCTTCTTCCCGGGGCTGATCCGCTTCATCACCTCGGCACCGGTGGTGGCCATGGTTTGGGAGGGCCGGGAGGCCGTCAACGTGGTGCGCAATCTCATGGGTCCCACCGACGGGGCCAAGGCCGCGCCCGGCACCATCCGCGGCGACCTGGCCAACGACATCGGCTTCAACCTGGTGCACGGCAGCGACTCCCTCGAGAGCGCCCGGCAGGAGATCGAGCTCTGGTTCCGGCAGGATGAACTCATCGACTGGGAAAATCATAGGGAGGCCTGGCTGTACGACCGCAGCTGA
- a CDS encoding DUF3189 family protein: MTGGPGGAGNRLPAAAEEVAWKGDGGGPPAGSLPLVVYYCYGGTHASVVSAALHLGLLDPRRPPETAELLRLDFFDRNEREEHGRLLPMGHGSGADGVFVLGAEGAGDALARWCLGLLALAGDPHRWLFVNVLSEVNLAMKVAGFVSRRLGWPRLARPLLIQGVRAAFPHLVRRVEGARRAAARGQAGILYPGHHPATAPGRRHDGVAGPAGRSPGPPAGPGRAVDPAPAGPGDRAVFYVAGGTAHRALLAAYLHLGRLDPRRAPRPGEVAGLPLLAVPEAAEAGRIFRVGTDSCGRQVLAAGAGGPDDLAVRAAGSLRALGYLGGRGAPQPPGALDQGPLPAWRFVPVGDSLAWWEKPWLARPAEAGFDGGTPPVRGGKPRPEPPGTAGGGWRWRWQVRAWTRRWHRLAELVESARRAP; the protein is encoded by the coding sequence GTGACCGGAGGCCCGGGTGGTGCCGGCAACCGCCTTCCGGCCGCGGCGGAGGAAGTGGCATGGAAGGGGGACGGGGGCGGCCCGCCTGCCGGCAGCCTGCCGCTGGTGGTCTACTACTGTTACGGGGGCACCCACGCATCGGTGGTGTCGGCGGCCCTGCACCTGGGCCTGCTTGACCCGCGCCGCCCCCCCGAGACGGCCGAGCTCCTGCGGCTCGACTTCTTCGACCGCAACGAGCGCGAGGAACACGGGCGCCTGCTGCCCATGGGCCACGGCAGCGGCGCCGACGGCGTGTTCGTGCTGGGCGCCGAGGGCGCCGGCGATGCCTTGGCCCGCTGGTGCCTTGGCCTTCTGGCCCTGGCCGGGGACCCCCACCGCTGGCTGTTCGTCAACGTGCTCTCGGAGGTCAACCTGGCCATGAAGGTCGCCGGGTTCGTCTCCCGGCGGCTGGGCTGGCCCCGGCTAGCGCGGCCCCTGCTGATCCAGGGGGTGCGGGCGGCCTTTCCCCACCTGGTCCGGCGGGTGGAGGGGGCGCGGCGGGCGGCGGCCCGGGGCCAGGCCGGTATCCTGTACCCGGGGCATCACCCCGCCACGGCACCCGGCCGGCGGCACGACGGGGTTGCCGGGCCGGCGGGCCGCTCCCCCGGACCGCCGGCCGGACCCGGCCGCGCGGTGGACCCGGCACCGGCCGGCCCGGGCGACCGGGCGGTGTTCTACGTGGCGGGAGGAACGGCCCACCGGGCCCTCCTGGCAGCCTACCTGCACCTGGGCCGGCTCGACCCGCGGCGGGCGCCGCGCCCCGGAGAGGTGGCCGGCCTGCCCCTGCTGGCCGTACCCGAAGCGGCGGAAGCAGGGCGCATCTTCCGGGTAGGAACCGATTCTTGCGGGCGCCAGGTTCTGGCGGCGGGGGCCGGCGGGCCGGACGACCTGGCCGTACGCGCTGCCGGCTCGCTCCGCGCCCTGGGGTACCTGGGCGGCCGCGGGGCGCCGCAGCCTCCTGGCGCGCTGGACCAGGGGCCCCTGCCGGCTTGGCGGTTCGTCCCCGTGGGAGACAGCCTGGCCTGGTGGGAGAAGCCCTGGCTGGCCAGACCCGCCGAGGCCGGGTTCGACGGCGGCACCCCGCCCGTTCGCGGCGGCAAACCCCGGCCGGAGCCGCCAGGGACGGCCGGTGGCGGCTGGCGGTGGCGCTGGCAGGTGCGGGCATGGACCCGCCGCTGGCACCGGCTGGCCGAACTGGTGGAATCGGCCCGCCGGGCGCCCTGA